TATTAAAAAAATACATTTTTAATTAAATAAGACAAAATAAAGAAAATGTCTTTATTTTTCAGGCAGTTACGTTGTTTTTCTGTGATTTCTTATCTTGTCCTATTATTTTTTTAATCATACCGCCGTTAGCGTTTATCGCGGCGGCGGCATCAATTAATCCGTATGCGTGGCGGAGCGAAAATCCGTTTGCGTCGTATTGTACGTTACCGGTTTTTTGTGCGGTTTGGGTTATTATATTGTAAACTTCTTTCGGCGTCAGTGACGGATTATCAGCCAATATAAGCGCCGCAACTCCTGCGACAATCGGTGCGGAAAAAGACGTCCCGCGGCAGAATCTGTAATTTTGATTTACAAATTCCATGCCGTTATTGCTGCCTTCCGCTCCCATTAAATCTAACGATAATATTGAAGTGCCCGGAGCCATAATATCTATATTGCTTCCGTAATTTGAAAAAGAGGCCGCAAGCTCGCCGTTTTCATCGCTTGATGAAACGCCGATTACCCAAGGAAGTTCCGATTCGTCGTTTATGTTGTAGATATCCATATTTTTTTTATCGTTTCCACAAGCGAAAACGATTACGATACCGTCGTCGTAAAGCCGCCTTATCTCCGAAGAAAGCGATGAACTGACATTATAACTTCCCCAACTGCAACTTATGACTTGCGCTCCCCAATTTTTTGCGTATTCGAAAGCCTTTATAACAATATCGTCCGATGAATAAAGACATTCCGAATTATCGCCTATAAAAAGTAAATCGCATTCTGGTGCAACCCCAATAGTTCCTATTCCGTTTTGACGCGCGGCTAAAACTCCTGCTACGGCTGTTCCATGCGAATAGATTGTCTTTGCCGTCGGCTCGCAATTATCGCTTTGGTCAAGGATGTTATAGACCTTAATGTTTTCAAAATCTTCGTGATTTTTCTGTATCCCATCATCCAATATCGCGACTTTTACGCCGGCGCCTTTCGTTATTTCCCAAGCGGGAATTATGTTTATCGAAAAACATTGAGCGTTCAAATGCCATTGGTGTTTAAAATATTCGTCGTATTCTTCATATTCTTCATTAGGCGTAGTATCTCTTTTCTCCGTCGGCGGCTTACAATAGTAATCGTCGTCGATTTTTGTACCGATTTCATCGTATTTTGTGCAGGAGAAAAAGCCGAAAGGACATAGGAAAATCACAAAAATCCACAATATTTTCATCTCAATTTTCTTTCTCTTATCAAATTCGGATGCGAATTTTTTACGAAATTATTTTCCAAAATTTTTCTCGAAAGTTCAAATTGTTTGTTGTCATCGTTTGGAATTACCAAAAAAATATCCTGCGACAACTTTTCAAACGATTTTATATCGTATTTTGAAAAAACAAATTCCGCCGACAATCCGTTTTGCAGTTCTACAATTATTCCTCTGTCGATTTTTACCTTATGTCCGTGTTGCGTCAAAAACCAGCCGCCCGCATTTTCTCCGCCTCGTACGGATTTTTCGGGAGAAAGCCGGATAGTGTCGCCGCCGTCTATAAAAAACAATTCTTCTGCAAAAGAATTTGTTAAAATTACAGAGATCGCTATGATTATAATTTTTTTCATTTCAAACCCCTTTTAGTTTAAGGCGTTTTTTTCTATATAATTTTTAAGAATTTGCAAATTCGGTTCAATTGTTTGCAATCTTTGCGGCAAATTTTCAATATTTTCAAATTGATTGGGACGCAAAAGTTTAACCGACGTAGCTTCAAAAAAACTTTCCTCAAATTTTACTGCAGACGCTGTTTCCAAAACAATAGTTTTGATCGAAGCGTTTCGCATTTTTTGCGCTACTGTAAAACTGTCGGCGGTATGAGTGTCAATGCAGATTCCGAATTTCGAATAGACCTCGGATATAGCTGAAATTCTATCGGCATGCGTACTTTTGCCGGAAACAAAGCCGTATTTCTTACGAATTTCTTCGAGTGATTCCGGCTCTAAAACAAAACTGCCGCCGTCGTCTATTTTTTTCCACAATTCTTTAAGTTTTTTGGGTGAACGATCAAGCGAATCAAATACAAATCTTTCCAAATTCGACGCTTTACTTATGTCCATCGACGGCGAAGAGGTGGCGATTGTCTGCGATTCGTTTCTCGGCGCATATTTTCCCGTCGAGAAAAACTCGTCCAAAACGTCGTTTTCGTTTGTTGCAACAATCAGTCGTCCGATTGGCAGACCCATTTGTTTGGCAATGTGTCCGGCGCAAATGTTACCGAAATTTCCACACGGAACGCAAAAATCTACGGTTTCTCCTGTTTCATCCGCCGCTGCAAAATACCCTTTGAAATAATAGACGATTTGTGCGGCGATTCGTCCCCAATTTATAGAATTTACGGCGCCGATTTTATATTTTTGTTTGAAATTTTCGTCTTTATTTACCGCTTTAACCAAATCCTGACAACCGTCAAACATCGACTTTACTGCAATGTTGTGGATATTTTTTTCTTGAATAGAATACATTTGCGCTCGCTGAAACGGACTCATTTTCCCCGCCGGCGAAAGCATAAAAACGTTTATGGCGCTTTTACCTTTCATCGCGTATTCGGCAGCGCTTCCCGTATCGCCGGAAGTTGCGGCGAGAATGTTTATTTTTTCGTTTTTTTTACTTAAAACGTATTCAAGAATATTCCCCAAAAACTGCATTGCCAAGTCCTTAAAAGCCAAAGTGGGACCGTTTGACAATTCCTGAATAAAAAGCGTATCGTCAAGTTTTATGACAGGCGTGATTTCGACGGATTTTTCCGGATTTCTGCCGTTGCAAAAGATTTTTTCACTGTAAGAACGATTAATAATTTCCCGTAAATCTTCACTTGGGACATCGTCGGCGAACTGAGAAATTATTTCAAAAGCCAAGTCGCGATAACTAAGTTTAGAAAATTCATTAAGTTTTTGTTTTGAAAAACGCGGATAACTTTCGGGCATCGTAAGTCCCCCGTCGGGGGCAAGCCCGCTCAAAACAGTCAACAAAAAGTCTTGTGCGGGCATTTCTCCGCGCGTTGAAATGTAACGCATGAAAAATTCTTATTCGTTCGTCAAAGTCCGTGACATTTTTTCTCTCTCGACTCGCGCTTCAAGTTCCTTGTATGCGGAAT
The DNA window shown above is from Chitinispirillales bacterium and carries:
- a CDS encoding S8 family serine peptidase — encoded protein: MKILWIFVIFLCPFGFFSCTKYDEIGTKIDDDYYCKPPTEKRDTTPNEEYEEYDEYFKHQWHLNAQCFSINIIPAWEITKGAGVKVAILDDGIQKNHEDFENIKVYNILDQSDNCEPTAKTIYSHGTAVAGVLAARQNGIGTIGVAPECDLLFIGDNSECLYSSDDIVIKAFEYAKNWGAQVISCSWGSYNVSSSLSSEIRRLYDDGIVIVFACGNDKKNMDIYNINDESELPWVIGVSSSDENGELAASFSNYGSNIDIMAPGTSILSLDLMGAEGSNNGMEFVNQNYRFCRGTSFSAPIVAGVAALILADNPSLTPKEVYNIITQTAQKTGNVQYDANGFSLRHAYGLIDAAAAINANGGMIKKIIGQDKKSQKNNVTA
- the thrC gene encoding threonine synthase, translated to MRYISTRGEMPAQDFLLTVLSGLAPDGGLTMPESYPRFSKQKLNEFSKLSYRDLAFEIISQFADDVPSEDLREIINRSYSEKIFCNGRNPEKSVEITPVIKLDDTLFIQELSNGPTLAFKDLAMQFLGNILEYVLSKKNEKINILAATSGDTGSAAEYAMKGKSAINVFMLSPAGKMSPFQRAQMYSIQEKNIHNIAVKSMFDGCQDLVKAVNKDENFKQKYKIGAVNSINWGRIAAQIVYYFKGYFAAADETGETVDFCVPCGNFGNICAGHIAKQMGLPIGRLIVATNENDVLDEFFSTGKYAPRNESQTIATSSPSMDISKASNLERFVFDSLDRSPKKLKELWKKIDDGGSFVLEPESLEEIRKKYGFVSGKSTHADRISAISEVYSKFGICIDTHTADSFTVAQKMRNASIKTIVLETASAVKFEESFFEATSVKLLRPNQFENIENLPQRLQTIEPNLQILKNYIEKNALN